A region of Sugiyamaella lignohabitans strain CBS 10342 chromosome A, complete sequence DNA encodes the following proteins:
- the CTS1 gene encoding Cts1p (Endochitinase; required for cell separation after mitosis; transcriptional activation during the G1 phase of the cell cycle is mediated by transcription factor Ace2p; GO_component: GO:0005618 - cell wall [Evidence IEA,IEA]; GO_component: GO:0005935 - cellular bud neck [Evidence IDA] [PMID 11747810]; GO_component: GO:0005783 - endoplasmic reticulum [Evidence IDA] [PMID 11914276]; GO_component: GO:0005576 - extracellular region [Evidence IEA,IEA]; GO_component: GO:0005576 - extracellular region [Evidence IDA] [PMID 19129178]; GO_component: GO:0005576 - extracellular region [Evidence IDA] [PMID 1918080]; GO_component: GO:0009277 - fungal-type cell wall [Evidence IDA] [PMID 11747810]; GO_component: GO:0009277 - fungal-type cell wall [Evidence IDA] [PMID 1918080]; GO_component: GO:0005635 - nuclear envelope [Evidence IDA] [PMID 11914276]; GO_function: GO:0008061 - chitin binding [Evidence IEA]; GO_function: GO:0004568 - chitinase activity [Evidence IEA,IEA]; GO_function: GO:0008843 - endochitinase activity [Evidence IDA] [PMID 6799506]; GO_function: GO:0016787 - hydrolase activity [Evidence IEA]; GO_function: GO:0016798 - hydrolase activity, acting on glycosyl bonds [Evidence IEA]; GO_function: GO:0004553 - hydrolase activity, hydrolyzing O-glycosyl compounds [Evidence IEA]; GO_process: GO:0005975 - carbohydrate metabolic process [Evidence IEA,IEA]; GO_process: GO:0006032 - chitin catabolic process [Evidence IEA,IEA]; GO_process: GO:0006032 - chitin catabolic process [Evidence IC] [PMID 3033651]; GO_process: GO:0007109 - cytokinesis, completion of separation [Evidence IMP] [PMID 1918080]; GO_process: GO:0008152 - metabolic process [Evidence IEA]; GO_process: GO:0000272 - polysaccharide catabolic process [Evidence IEA]), with amino-acid sequence MLSLKLIASSLALLGNVVSAVDVSTNTNVALYWGQNSAGGANTQQSLATYCQDASTDIVILSFLNTFFGPGNLPEVNFGPSCGGPNFPGSSLESCPNIGQDIQTCQSLGKTVLLSLGGAIGDYGFTSDSQAADFADTLWNTFGGGSSDTRPFGDAVVDGFDLDIENGDSTGYVAFINELRKDYATDSSKTYYISGAPVCPLSGNDLSSAITGADFDFIFVQFYDNTCGMQAWAPNDANSAFNFDAWNTFITTEADNTNAKIYLGVPGGPTAANSGYEPADTVIQAAQYLQKNYPSFGGVMIWDASQAFNNVNDGVNFAQAVKAGLLEEDVVSSTTSASSTAVSTVASLAAETGVIAVAVTSGFHNSSSSSSSAATAAPATVTAYATSEAVVQETVVETITSCTGSNVVSCHYVTKTYVTASTSTPSVLYETKVVTYTSNGEVVITTTVCPLTETTAAVPASTASGSSAAAAVLTSVAGAAAPAVTSAPAAGPASETGESVTTSIIYDTELLTVTVSGQVEETTAVVAVPAPVATSNGTFASNSSAVAPAIEPSVPFAESTGAASAVTVSVFGFLAAGIAMLL; translated from the coding sequence ATGTTGTCATTGAAGCTTATTGCCTCTTCTTTGGCATTGCTTGGAAACGTGGTCTCCGCTGTCGACGTCAGCACTAATACCAATGTCGCTCTTTACTGGGGACAAAACTCTGCTGGCGGGGCCAATACTCAACAAAGTCTTGCTACTTACTGTCAAGATGCCTCTACTGACATTGTTATTTTGTCTTTCTTAAATACCTTTTTCGGTCCTGGTAACCTTCCCGAGGTTAACTTTGGTCCTTCTTGTGGAGGTCCCAACTTCCCAGGTTCATCTTTGGAGTCTTGTCCCAACATTGGTCAAGATATTCAGACCTGTCAATCTCTTGGTAAGactgttcttctttctttggGTGGTGCTATTGGTGACTACGGTTTCACCAGTGACTCTCAAGCAGCTGATTTCGCTGATACTCTCTGGAACACTTTCGGTGGTGGTTCTTCTGACACCAGACCTTTtggtgatgctgttgtCGATGGTTTCGACTTGGACATTGAGAACGGTGATTCTACTGGTTATGTTGCCTTTATCAATGAATTGAGAAAAGACTATGCTACTGACTCCAGCAAGACTTATTACATTTCTGGTGCCCCAGTGTGCCCACTTTCAGGAAACGACTTGTCTAGTGCTATCACTGGTGCTGACTTTGACTTTATCTTTGTTCAATTCTATGACAACACTTGTGGCATGCAAGCTTGGGCTCCTAATGATGCTAACTCTGCCTTTAACTTTGATGCTTGGAACACTTTCATCACCACTGAGGCCGATAACACCAACGCCAAGATCTACTTGGGTGTTCCTGGTGGCCCCACTGCTGCTAACTCTGGTTACGAGCCTGCCGACACTGTCATCCAAGCTGCTCAATACTTGCAAAAGAACTACCCCTCATTTGGCGGTGTTATGATCTGGGATGCTTCTCAAGCCTTTAACAATGTCAACGACGGTGTCAACTTTGCTCAAGCTGTCAAGGCCGGTCTTCTTGAGGAGGATGTTGTTTCTTCTACCACCTCTGCCAGCTctactgctgtttctactGTTGCCAGCTTGGCTGCTGAGACTGGTGTCATTGCTGTTGCAGTTACTTCTGGTTTCCACAActccagttccagttccagtagtgccgctactgctgctcctgctaccGTCACTGCTTACGCTACCAGTGAGGCCGTTGTCCAAGAGACTGTTGTCGAGACCATCACCTCGTGTACTGGATCCAACGTTGTCAGCTGTCACTACGTTACCAAGACCTACGTCACTGCTAGCACTTCTACTCCCTCTGTATTGTACGAGACCAAGGTCGTCACTTACACCTCCAACGGCGAGGTTgttatcaccaccaccgtcTGTCCCTTGACTGAgaccactgctgctgttcctgcttctactgcttctggatccagcgctgctgctgctgttctcACCAGTGTtgccggtgctgctgctcctgctgttaCCAGTgccccagctgctggtcctgctTCCGAGACTGGTGAGTCTGTCACCACCTCGATCATCTACGATACGGAGCTCCTCACTGTCACCGTCAGCGGCCAAGTCGAAGAGACAACTGCCGTAGTCGCCGTCCCAGCCCCTGTCGCCACCTCCAACGGCACTTTTGCATCCAACAGCTCTGCCGTTGCTCCCGCAATCGAGCCCTCTGTTCCCTTCGCCGAGTCCACTGGAGCAGCCAGCGCTGTCACCGTCTCCGTCTTCGGTTTTCTCGCTGCCGGTATCGCCATGCTCCTCTAA
- the RAD51 gene encoding recombinase RAD51 (Strand exchange protein; forms a helical filament with DNA that searches for homology; involved in the recombinational repair of double-strand breaks in DNA during vegetative growth and meiosis; homolog of Dmc1p and bacterial RecA protein; GO_component: GO:0005694 - chromosome [Evidence IEA,IEA]; GO_component: GO:0000794 - condensed nuclear chromosome [Evidence IDA] [PMID 9427283]; GO_component: GO:0000228 - nuclear chromosome [Evidence IDA] [PMID 11459983]; GO_component: GO:0005634 - nucleus [Evidence IEA,IEA]; GO_function: GO:0005524 - ATP binding [Evidence IEA,IEA]; GO_function: GO:0003677 - DNA binding [Evidence IEA]; GO_function: GO:0008094 - DNA-dependent ATPase activity [Evidence IEA]; GO_function: GO:0008094 - DNA-dependent ATPase activity [Evidence IDA] [PMID 8066464]; GO_function: GO:0003684 - damaged DNA binding [Evidence IEA]; GO_function: GO:0017111 - nucleoside-triphosphatase activity [Evidence IEA]; GO_function: GO:0000166 - nucleotide binding [Evidence IEA,IEA]; GO_function: GO:0000150 - recombinase activity [Evidence IDA] [PMID 8066464]; GO_function: GO:0003697 - single-stranded DNA binding [Evidence IDA] [PMID 20371520]; GO_process: GO:0006200 - ATP catabolic process [Evidence IEA]; GO_process: GO:0006259 - DNA metabolic process [Evidence IEA]; GO_process: GO:0006310 - DNA recombination [Evidence IEA]; GO_process: GO:0006310 - DNA recombination [Evidence IDA] [PMID 22955832]; GO_process: GO:0006281 - DNA repair [Evidence IEA,IEA]; GO_process: GO:0006974 - cellular response to DNA damage stimulus [Evidence IEA]; GO_process: GO:0045002 - double-strand break repair via single-strand annealing [Evidence IMP] [PMID 8849880]; GO_process: GO:0030491 - heteroduplex formation [Evidence IDA] [PMID 10506208]; GO_process: GO:0000709 - meiotic joint molecule formation [Evidence IMP] [PMID 1581961]; GO_process: GO:0007131 - reciprocal meiotic recombination [Evidence IMP] [PMID 16581767]; GO_process: GO:0042148 - strand invasion [Evidence IDA] [PMID 8066464]; GO_process: GO:0042148 - strand invasion [Evidence IDA] [PMID 9271413]; GO_process: GO:0000722 - telomere maintenance via recombination [Evidence IMP] [PMID 11238918]), with protein MLTEVKGFSDTKVDKLLTEAAKYVPMGFTTATEFHSRRSELISITTGSKQLDTLLGGGIETGSVTEVFGEFRTGKSQLCHTLAVTCQLPIDMGGGEGKCLYIDTEGTFRPQRLLSIGERFGLSGTDALDNVAYARAYNADHQFELLNQAAAMMVQTRFAVLIVDSIMALYRTDYSGRGELSARQTHVAKFMRTLQRLADEFGIAVVITNQVVAQVDGMSNPYNPDPKKPIGGNIIAHASTTRLSFKKAKGENRRCTIYDSPCLPESTVEFAICEDGIRDPRDDKNND; from the coding sequence ATGTTGACTGAAGTTAAGGGCTTTTCCGATACGAAGGTAGACAAACTGCTGACCGAGGCCGCCAAGTACGTACCTATGGGGTTCACCACGGCCACCGAGTTCCACAGTCGTCGGTCCGAACTTATTTCAATTACTACTGGATCTAAACAGTTGGATACGCTTCTTGGAGGTGGTATTGAGACTGGATCGGTGACTGAAGTTTTTGGAGAGTTTCGAACCGGAAAATCGCAGTTATGTCATACCCTGGCTGTCACTTGTCAGTTGCCTATTGAtatgggtggtggtgagggCAAATGCCTGTATATCGACACCGAGGGCACTTTCCGACCCCAGAGACTGTTGTCTATTGGCGAAAGATTTGGTTTAAGCGGAACTGATGCTCTAGATAACGTGGCCTATGCCCGTGCTTATAATGCCGACCACCAGTTCGAGCTGCTGAAtcaggctgctgccatgATGGTGCAGACGCGATTTGCCGTTCTTATAGTCGACTCTATTATGGCTTTATACCGAACTGATTATAGTGGAAGAGGTGAGCTGTCGGCACGTCAGACTCATGTAGCCAAGTTCATGAGAACGCTACAACGACTGGCTGATGAGTTCGGTATTGCTGTGGTCATCACTAATCAGGTGGTGGCTCAAGTAGACGGCATGTCTAATCCATATAACCCAGATCCCAAGAAACCCATTGGCGGTAATATCATAGCCCATGCTTCGACAACTCGTCTGTCGTTCAAAAAAGCCAAAGGCGAGAATCGACGATGCACTATCTACGACTCTCCCTGTCTACCCGAGAGCACTGTTGAGTTCGCCATCTGCGAAGATGGTATCCGTGACCCTCGCGACGACAAAAACAACGACTAA
- a CDS encoding transposase, producing MLFKNSITVTSDPRRDQTEAISRPIIPPPIMANFLGTSVNERIPVEVTIFFSSTSIPGKGVGSEPVAIMMFLAFKLTFSEPSRGSTSISFSLTKLPVPLK from the coding sequence aTGTTGTTCAAGAACTCGATAACAGTAACATCGGATCCAAGACGAGACCAGACAGAAGCCATCTCAAGACCGataataccaccaccaataatGGCCAACTTCTTAGGAACCTCAGTCAATGAAAGAATACCAGTGGAAGTGacaatcttcttctcatcTACCTCGATTCCTGGGAAAGGAGTGGGTTCAgaaccagtagcaataaTGATGTTCTTGGCCTTCAAATTGACCTTTTCCGAACCATCAAGGGGCTCGACCTCGATCTCGTTCTCATTGACAAAACTACCAGTACCCTTGAAATAG
- the LPD1 gene encoding dihydrolipoyl dehydrogenase (Dihydrolipoamide dehydrogenase; the lipoamide dehydrogenase component (E3) of the pyruvate dehydrogenase and 2-oxoglutarate dehydrogenase multi-enzyme complexes; LPD1 has a paralog, IRC15, that arose from the whole genome duplication; GO_component: GO:0005960 - glycine cleavage complex [Evidence IMP] [PMID 7498764]; GO_component: GO:0005759 - mitochondrial matrix [Evidence IEA]; GO_component: GO:0042645 - mitochondrial nucleoid [Evidence IDA] [PMID 10869431]; GO_component: GO:0042645 - mitochondrial nucleoid [Evidence IDA] [PMID 11926067]; GO_component: GO:0009353 - mitochondrial oxoglutarate dehydrogenase complex [Evidence IDA] [PMID 2072900]; GO_component: GO:0005739 - mitochondrion [Evidence IEA]; GO_component: GO:0005739 - mitochondrion [Evidence IDA] [PMID 16823961]; GO_function: GO:0004148 - dihydrolipoyl dehydrogenase activity [Evidence IEA,IEA]; GO_function: GO:0004148 - dihydrolipoyl dehydrogenase activity [Evidence IDA] [PMID 2821168]; GO_function: GO:0050660 - flavin adenine dinucleotide binding [Evidence IEA]; GO_function: GO:0004375 - glycine dehydrogenase (decarboxylating) activity [Evidence IMP] [PMID 7498764]; GO_function: GO:0016491 - oxidoreductase activity [Evidence IEA,IEA]; GO_function: GO:0016668 - oxidoreductase activity, acting on a sulfur group of donors, NAD(P) as acceptor [Evidence IEA]; GO_function: GO:0004591 - oxoglutarate dehydrogenase (succinyl-transferring) activity [Evidence IMP] [PMID 3528755]; GO_function: GO:0004738 - pyruvate dehydrogenase activity [Evidence IMP] [PMID 3528755]; GO_process: GO:0006103 - 2-oxoglutarate metabolic process [Evidence IMP] [PMID 3528755]; GO_process: GO:0006564 - L-serine biosynthetic process [Evidence IMP] [PMID 7498764]; GO_process: GO:0045454 - cell redox homeostasis [Evidence IEA]; GO_process: GO:0006546 - glycine catabolic process [Evidence IMP] [PMID 7498764]; GO_process: GO:0042743 - hydrogen peroxide metabolic process [Evidence IGI,IMP] [PMID 17110466]; GO_process: GO:0006550 - isoleucine catabolic process [Evidence IMP] [PMID 1479341]; GO_process: GO:0006552 - leucine catabolic process [Evidence IMP] [PMID 1479341]; GO_process: GO:0055114 - oxidation-reduction process [Evidence IEA,IEA]; GO_process: GO:0006090 - pyruvate metabolic process [Evidence IMP] [PMID 3528755]; GO_process: GO:0006574 - valine catabolic process [Evidence IMP] [PMID 1479341]), producing the protein MKAKDDAVTGLTKGIEILFKQNKVDYFKGTGSFVNENEIEVEPLDGSEKVNLKAKNIIIATGSEPTPFPGIEVDEKKIVTSTGILSLTEVPKKLAIIGGGIIGLEMASVWSRLGSDVTVIEFLNNIGGAGIDGELAKLAQKTLKKQGINFKLGTKVLSGKVEGENVKIEVENAKNGKKEELDADVLLVAIGRRPYTEGLKIENVGVDMDQRGRVVIDQEYRTKYPHIRVIGDATFGPMLAHKAEEEGIAAVEYIKNGHGHVNYGAIPSVMYTHPEFAWVGQTEEQIKEAGIKYNVGKFPFLANSRAKTNLDTEGIVKIIADKETDRVLGVHIAGPNAGEMIAEAVLAIEYGASSEDIARTCHAHPTLSEAFKEAAMATYDKAIHF; encoded by the coding sequence ATGAAGGCCAAGGACGACGCTGTCACTGGATTGACCAAGGGTATCGAGATTTTGTTCAAGCAGAACAAGGTCGACTATTTCAAGGGTACTGGTAGTTTTGTCAATGAGAACGAGATCGAGGTCGAGCCCCTTGATGGTTCGGAAAAGGTCAATTTGAAGGCCAAGAACATCAttattgctactggttcTGAACCCACTCCTTTCCCAGGAATCGAGGTAgatgagaagaagattgtCACTTCCACTGGTATTCTTTCATTGACTGAGGTTCCTAAGAAGTTGGCCattattggtggtggtattatCGGTCTTGAGATGGCTTCTGTCTGGTCTCGTCTTGGATCCGATGTTACTGTTATCGAGTTCTTGAACAACAttggaggtgctggtatCGATGGTGAATTGGCCAAGCTGGCTCAAAAGACTCTTAAGAAGCAAGGAATCAACTTCAAGTTGGGAACCAAGGTTTTGTCTGGTAAGGTCGAGGGAGAGAATGTTAAGATCGAGGTCGAGAATGCCAAGAACGGTAAGAAGGAGGAGCTTGATGCCGATGTTCTTTTGGTGGCTATTGGCCGTCGTCCTTATACCGAGGGTCTTAAGATCGAGAACGTTGGTGTTGATATGGACCAACGTGGTCGTGTTGTCATTGACCAAGAGTACCGTACCAAGTACCCACACATCCGTGTGATTGGTGATGCTACTTTCGGACCCATGCTTGCCCACAAGGCCGAGGAAGAAGGTATTGCTGCCGTTGAGTACATTAAGAACGGACATGGTCACGTCAACTATGGAGCCATTCCCTCTGTCATGTACACCCACCCCGAGTTCGCATGGGTTGGACAGACCGAGGAGCAAATCAAGGAGGCCGGTATTAAGTACAATGTCGGTAAGTTCCCATTCCTTGCCAACTCTCGTGCCAAGACCAACCTCGACACTGAAGGTATTGTCAAGATCATCGCCGACAAGGAGACCGACCGTGTTCTTGGTGTCCACATTGCTGGCCCCAACGCCGGTGAGATGATTGCCGAGGCTGTTCTCGCCATCGAGTACGGTGCCTCATCCGAAGACATCGCTCGTACCTGTCACGCCCACCCCACCCTGTCAGAAGCCTTCAAAGAGGCCGCCATGGCCACCTACGACAAGGCCATCCACTTCTAA